The genomic interval CCTCGCTATTTTGTATTATTTGGCCAATTGAATTTATTGATGGATTATTCTTTAATCTACAAGCCATTCCACTTTTTGTTAGTTTTATTTATGGTGGTCTGATACCTGGGTTGTTAACCTTACTTACAACCATTGTTTTTAGAATTTATTTCTTCGATATAGAATGGTATTACGTAGCAGTAAGTTTAATTATTTATAGTGTTATTCCTTTTTTCATTTATCGTAAATGGAAGGACTTTGGCTTAAAAAAGAAATACTTGTTTTCCATCATTTATGGTTGTAGCAATTTTGCTGTAACTTTACTTTATTACAGTGTTGTAAGCGTTTCATTTTCTAGCAGATTCACTTTAGATCACTTGCTCGCCATGAGTATAAATATGGCGTCACTTACTATTATTTTAATATGTTCTATTTATTTAATTGAGTATATGACAGAGAGTACAAGAATCCGAATGGAGTTAGTAAATGCTGAAAAAATGTCGATCGTTAGCGAGCTAGCAGCGAGTGTTGCCCATGAAGTAAGAAACCCTCTAACAGTCGTACGAGGTTTTATCCAATTAATCGGCAGTACTTCAGATATTACCATAACTAAAAAAAGAGAATATATGGATATTGTACTAAATGAATTAGATCGTGCCGAAGCCATTATTTCAGATTATTTAGGCTTAGCAAGTCAACAATTCTTTTTGAAAGAAAAAATAGATCTATACGATATTCTTGAAGAAGTTACAATGCTTATGACCTCCTATGCAAACTTTAAAACGGTTTCGATCCAAAGTCACATTGACCATCATTTGTTTGTAATTGGGGATAAAGCAAAATTAAAACAAGTATTTATTAATATCATAAAAAATGCCATTGAGGCCGTTTCAAACGTAGATGGGAACGTCATTATTAAGGCGTTCACTTCACATGAGGTGGTCCGCATTAAAGTAATTGATAATGGGATTGGAATGTCACCAGAACAAATTACCAGACTCGGCGAGCCATATTACACATTAAAGGAAAATGGTACAGGGCTCGGACTTACGGTTACATATACAATTATTAAAAATCACGGTGGTTCGATCCGATACAAAAGTGAACCCAATAAAGGAACAGTTGCTATTATATCATTACCTATATATAAAGAAGAAAAATAGGGCTGCTTGTCAGCCCTATTTTTCTTCTTCAGCCGGTGTTACCTCTTTTTTATCTTCACGTTCTGCTTCCTTATCGGTAATTTCCCCACAGGCAATTCTTGCACCAGACTCTCCCGCAGGCTGTGTCATCCCGTCATCTTTTCCTTCAGTTATGACAATGGATGTACCTTCCTCAGGAAGCAAAGAAGTTTTATTATCAGCTTTTAAAGTAAGTTGTGGTGCCATCAATTCAGCATCAACTTTACCATTCTCTGAGATAATATTAGGTAAATCACCTGCATGTGCACCCTCAGGGTGTAATAACCCATGCTGTTTATCATCTGGGTTAAAGTGATTTCCTGCACTTTTAAAGTCTGGAGCATCACATTTTCCCTTTTCATGAATATGCAAACCATGTTCCCCATCAGGAAGTCCTTCTAATAAAACTTCTAATTTCACACCATCAGCTTGCTCAGATAATTTAATTGTTCCTAGAGAATCACCGTTTGGATTAAACATTTCAACATCCATTTTTGTAATCGTTTTCTCCATACAGCCGGATAATATAAACGGTAACAATAATAACAATCCCGTTTTACGTTTCATAATACCCTCCATAAATTTTAGTCACTAAAGGGTATTTTTTGCAAAATGAGCTATGATTATACAGATATGTAAAAGCCGAACTTGCCTAATGCATAAGCAAATCACGAATAGAAGATATGTTTTACCTTCTTTGACTATGACATCACGATACTTGGGATTAGTTCTGGACATATAAGGGAAAATCCT from Metabacillus sediminilitoris carries:
- a CDS encoding sensor histidine kinase, which encodes MELVKELILQISFIIIPIFIYQFIWLSKSHSYILKPNKVIITCSTILSSLFCIIWPIEFIDGLFFNLQAIPLFVSFIYGGLIPGLLTLLTTIVFRIYFFDIEWYYVAVSLIIYSVIPFFIYRKWKDFGLKKKYLFSIIYGCSNFAVTLLYYSVVSVSFSSRFTLDHLLAMSINMASLTIILICSIYLIEYMTESTRIRMELVNAEKMSIVSELAASVAHEVRNPLTVVRGFIQLIGSTSDITITKKREYMDIVLNELDRAEAIISDYLGLASQQFFLKEKIDLYDILEEVTMLMTSYANFKTVSIQSHIDHHLFVIGDKAKLKQVFINIIKNAIEAVSNVDGNVIIKAFTSHEVVRIKVIDNGIGMSPEQITRLGEPYYTLKENGTGLGLTVTYTIIKNHGGSIRYKSEPNKGTVAIISLPIYKEEK
- a CDS encoding superoxide dismutase family protein, yielding MKRKTGLLLLLPFILSGCMEKTITKMDVEMFNPNGDSLGTIKLSEQADGVKLEVLLEGLPDGEHGLHIHEKGKCDAPDFKSAGNHFNPDDKQHGLLHPEGAHAGDLPNIISENGKVDAELMAPQLTLKADNKTSLLPEEGTSIVITEGKDDGMTQPAGESGARIACGEITDKEAEREDKKEVTPAEEEK